AAGTGGAAGTGCTGACCGACAAGTTGATGGGGCCGGTCGCATGCACGTTTGGACCGGATGGCAAACTCTACATCGGCCAACTGGGCAAAGAGTTCGACAAAAACGAAGGCGAGGTCATCGCCGTTTCGGGACTGAAGTAACGCACTTCAGTCTCCGTTGATTTGAAAATTTTAGACGCCGCGTTCCCCTTAGCTGACGCGGCGTTTTTTGGAGTTCTCGATCATGGCGACGGTGCATATTCCAGCTCAACTGCGCCCCATGACCGCAGGCGTCGAGCATCTTGAAATCGACGCCGCCAACGTTCGCCAACTGATCGAATCGCTAGAAACGCGATTTCCTGGCCTCCGAGTACGACTTTGCGACGGAGACCGCATTCGCTCTGGTTTGCAGGTCGCTATCGATGGCGCGCTATCCAACAAGGGATTCGACGCCCGGCTAGCAGCAAGCAGCGACGTCTATTTTTTGCCGGCCATCGGCGGGGGATAAAAGTCTTTAGGGGGCGTCGGTTTGCCGCAACGGTTCAATCACTCTTGCGATCAGAGGACCGTTCTCGATAAACTTCCACCAACTGAAACTCCCCGTGACGAGCTGACTCGGTATGCGTCTGAAATCTGAGGCCATCAAGAAACTGCGTAGCCGCCTGCTGAATGCGTGGTGGCGACAGTTCGGCGTCCCCGCGCCGACCGGCCGTTGTCTCGACTCGCCGATCGACTTTTGTTTGGAAGAACCGACACGCCAATCGTATCCCCGCCGCACAATGTGCGGCGCGACCGATCAAGTTGACCATGCGGTCGAATCGCTGATCTCGACCGGCTTGCTGAATGAAGCGGATCGCAATTGGAACGGTGAGTCGACGATCGACTATCCGCAAGGAGGAATCGCGCTGCTTGAACAGGGGAGCGTCATCAGCCGGCAAGGGGTTCTGTTGGCCCCCAAGCATGGCGTGCTGGAAAATCTGGGAGGCGGTTCGCTGGCTTCGATTTCCGGCGTTGGGACTAGCTTCACGCATCTCCCGCGTCCACGACGTATCGATGGCAACGTCTTGGTTATGACGCGCGGATTGGCCCAGCGCAATTACTATCACTGGACGTTCGAGATGCTGTCGCAATTGCGACTCGTCGAACAAGCAGGCGTCTCGTTTGACTATGTCGCCGCGCCCAAGCGACATGCGTTTGCATTGGAGTCGCTGCAGTTGCTCGGGATTGAGCGTTCGCAGATCTTGCCGATGGGCCGCTACACGCACATCCAGGCGACGCAGTTGATCGTTCCCAGCGTCGCTTGCTATTATCCGCAACCGGCCGGCGTCGACTACCTGCGAGAGAAGATGCAATTCCAATCATGGTCGCACTACGAGCATGACAAGCGAATAAAACTATACATCGCCAGGCGGCGGCACTCGTCGCGCCATATCGTGAACGACGCGGAACTCTTCGCCGCGCTGAAGCCGCTCGGATTTCGGCAGGTCTATTTGGAAGACTTGCCGCTAAAAAAACAGATACAACTATTTCAACAAGCCAGCGTCGTCGTTGGTCCGCACGGCGCTGGGCTCTCGAATCTTGTCTATTCGCGACCGGGAACTGCGATTTTTGAAATTACGCCGACCTGCCGCCCTCCCCTGTTTTTTCATTACCTTGCCGAAATCAACGCGCTGCGCTACGCCGTCTATTTTGGTCAACCGGTTGGTCAGCGCGGCGTGGACGCCAACATTCGGGTCGACGTCCCCCAAATGCGTCAGCAACTCACCAATTTCTTAGAACAAACGGACGGCGATTACTCGCAGGCCGCCGCATAGCGCGGTTTACTTTTCGGGCTGACTCATCGCTTTCCACAACCGCGGCGGAGAGATCGGCAACTGGGTCGCTCGTACTCCGGTCGCGTGAAAGATGGCGTCGGCAATCGCCCCCGGCGGAGGAACGATCGGCGTTTCGCCGACTCCACGGACGCCGAACGGATGATCTGGATTAGGAACTTCAACGATGATCGTGTCGATCATAGGCACATCCAAACAGGTCGGAATGCGATAGTCGAGCAGTGACGCGTTTCGCATTTTGTGGTCGTCGCCGTAGAAGTATTCTTCGTTCAGCGCCCACCCGATCCCCTGCACGGCTCCTCCTTGCATCTGGCCTTCGACATAGCTGGGATGAATTGCTTTGCCGGCGTCTTGGATCGCCGTGTAACGCAAGATCTTGACCTTCGCCGTATCGGGGTCTACTTCTACGTCGACGATATGGACGCCAAAGCCATTGCTCGGCCCTTCCGGCGAAACGGACGCGTGCCCAACGACCGGATCGCCGGTACCCGGCAGCTTTTCGGCCAACTGCTTGAAGGTCATTTGTTGGTCACGCCAACGGTAGAGGTCGCCGTCGACTTTCACTTCGGCCGGATCGCACTCCCACAAGAACGCCGCGCGGGCCGTCAATTGCTCCAGCAGATCGAGCCCCACTTTATGCGCCGCCATTCCGGTGGCGAAGGTGGTTCGACTGCCGCCGGTTACGTCGGTGTAGCCGATGCTGTCGGTATCGACCACCTTCGGCAGCACGTCGGCCGCGGGTATGCCGAGCGTCTCGGCCAATTGCATCGCGATCGAAGTCCGCGTACCGCCGATGTCGGTCGATCCTTCCAGCAGATTGACGGTGCCATCCGGATTGACCGATGCGGAGACGCTCGACTTCAAGCCGATATTGAACCAATAGCCAGCTGCGATACCGCGTCCTTGATTGGCGCCTTCTAAAGGAGAATTCCAATGCGACGAGTTCTGCGCCGCCTCCAAACACTCGAGATAACCAATCCGCGAATAGACCGGACCGTCGACACGGCGCGAACCTTCTTTGACCCCGTTGATCCGCCGGATTGCGATTGGGTCGATTTGCAATTGCTCGGCAAGTTCATTGAATGCGGACTCAAACGCAAACGCCGCTTGCGTCGCGCCTGGCGCTCGATAGGCCTGCGTCTTCGGCTTGTTGACGCAGACGTCGTAGCCGTCAACCACCGCATTGGGCAGTTCGACGCAGCTAAAGATGCACATTGCGCCGGGACCAATCACGCCGCCGGGGAACGCGCCCGACTCGTAGGCCAGATAGGCTTGACCGGCGGTCAACTTTCCATTTTTTGTCGCACCCAACTTGATCCGAATGTACGACGCCGGAGTCGGCCCCGTGCCTTCGAATACTTCGTCGCGCTGCATTGTCATTTTGACGGCGCGACCGCTCTTGCGGCTTAAGATCGCAGCGACCGGCTCTAAGTAGACGGCGATCTTGCCGCCAAAACCGCCCCCAATCTCGCACGGCGTGACCGTCACCTTCGAGATCGGCAGTTGCAGCAACTCGGCCGTTTGATGGCGAGCGGTGAACGAGCCTTGGGTCGAAGTCCAGATCTTTAGCTGGCCATCTTCATTCCAGAGCGCCGTGGAGACTTGCGGCTCGATGTAGCCTTGATGAACCGTCGCGGTTTCAAACTCTTTTTCCACGATCACATCCGCTGCTGCGAAACCGGCGGCAATATCGCCTGTCTCGAAATGGACGTGCCGGTCAATGTTGGTCGGCTCTTGGTTGGACTCGCCCAGCGTCTCGGTTTTCAAACCCGGGTGCAAGATCGGCGCGTCGGGCTTCATGGCTTCGAGCACCGACGTTACTGCCGGCAACAGTTCGTAGTCGACGCGAATCGCGGCAATCGCTTCTTCGGCGATATGGACATCTCGGGCAGCGACGGCGGCGATCGCGTGCCCTTTGTACAGCACTTTGTCGACGGCCAGGCAGTTCTCACTGAGATCCTTGAGTTGGACGGCGCCTTCCCCCAAGTCTGCGACTTTGTCGACCAGATCCGGCCAATCTTGGCCGGTTGCGATGGCGTAGACTCCCTCTATTTTTTCCGCAATCGACGTATCGATCAGCTTGATCCGCGCGTGCGCGTGCGGGCTACGCAGAACCTTGCCGAAGAGAGCGCCGGGAAGCTGAACATCGGCGCCGTAAAGGGCGCGGCCGGTCACCTTGTCGGCGCCATCATGTCGAATCGGTCGCGTGCCGATCACTTTGTACTTTTTGTCGCTGTAAGAAATTGGCGAAACGTCGCTCATGGATTCGCTCCTTCGGCAGCGGCTTGAACAGCGCGGACGATCTTGTCGTACCCGGTGCAGCGACAGAGGTTTCCGGCCAGCTGAAATCGAATCTCTTCTTCACTAGGATGCGGAACTCGATCCAACAGCGCCTTGGTGGTCATCAAAAAGCCAGGCGTGCAGATGCCGCACTGCAGCGCGGCGCCTTCCAGAAAGCATTGCTGCAGCGGTTGCAGTTTTCCGCCAGCGGCGATTCCTTCAACGGTTTCGATCTCGGCGCCTTCGGCCTCCAGCGCCAGCACCAGACAACTGACGACCGGTTCGCCGTTCAGCAGCACCGTGCAAGCTCCGCAGTTACCGTTGTTACAGCCTTCTTTGGCGCCGGTCAGTTGCAACGAATCCCGCAGCACCTCTAGCAAACTTTGCCGTGGCTCGCACGCAAATTCGCGAGGTTCGCCGTTGATCTTCGCCGTAATCAGCTTTTTCTTGGCCACGCTGTAACCTGTGGGGTTGGTCGTTCTATTTGTTCTTTGCTTGGGCGCGTTCGACGGCGATCGCCAGCGTTCGACGCGTCAGCACGCCGCACAAATGCTTGCGGTACTCGATCGTTCCACGCATGTCATCAATCGGACTAGCCGATTGCTCGGCCAGCGCGCCTGCTTTGACGAACAGTTCGTCGCTTGGCGACTGGCCGAGGAGCGCTTCCTCGGCTTTTGCGGCGCGAACTGCCGTCGTTGCGACAGCGCCCAATACGATCCGCGCCTTGCAAATGATCCCCTGTTCATCCAACTCTACAAAAGAGGCGGCGCTGGCGACGGCGATGTCCATTTCGTTACGCGGGATAAATCGTTGGTAAGCCGCTCCGCTTCGCGCTTCGGTCGGAGGAAAGATAATCGCGACCAGCAGATCGCCACGCGCCAGTACATTCTTGCCGACGCCGCTGCAAAACTCGGCGACCGGCATCTGCCGGCGTCCCTTGGGACCAGCGATCTCGGCGACGGCGTCATAAATGGCGAGCGGCGGAATCGAATCAGCCGCCGGAGACGCGTTGCAGAGATTACCGCCGACCGTGGCTCGTGATTGAATTTGCCAACCGCCGATGATTTTGGTCGCATCAACCAGTGCGGCGTACTTTTCCATGATCGCCGCTTCGCGATAGATGCGACTACAGGAAACGGCCGCGCCGAGAAAGAGTCCGCCATCGGCGGTCATCGCTAACTCATTTAATTCGGCGATTTTTTTGACGTCGACAACCAGCGTTGCACGGCGGCGACGTTCTCGTAACAAAACCAAAATATCGGTACCGCCGGCCATCACGACCGCTTTGTGGGCGGGGTCTGCGAGCAACTGGACCGCTTCGTTGGTGGAAATCGGCGCCGCGTAGTCGAAATCTTGCAAAAAAATCTCTCCTGACAGTCGTCGCCCCACAATCGAATGCTGGCATCGCAGGATCGCGGCGACTTGTATGGCGATCATTCTATCGCGAGCGAGAGCTCTTTCCAACGCAGCTAGGCCGTATCTCGCCTCAAAACCGATTGCTTGGGGCACGCGTTACGCCCTACAATGCAAATACCGACACTTCCTGTTACAAAAGGATTCCCCGTCATGGCTACGATTTCTCGTTCTAACTCCTCGACTTCGCCCGAAGTTCGCCATACGCAGTGCTTTATCGACGGCCAATGGGTGCCCGCGATGAGCGGCAATACCTTCGCCACGTTGAACCCGGCTACAGAGGAGGTGATCGCTGAAGTCGCCGAAGGGGACGCCGCCGATATTGACGTCGCCGTTCGCGCCGCTCGCAACGCCTTCGACAGCGGGCCTTGGCGAAAAATGGACGCCCGCGATCGCGGCGCGCTGATCTACCGTCTGGCCGAATTGATCGAACAAGAAAAAGAAGAGCTGGCCGCTCTCGAATCGCTTGATAACGGCAAACCGATTCGTGACGCGCTCGCCGCCGATCTGCCGCTGGTCGTCGACTGCTTGAAATACTACGCTGGCTGGGCCGACAAGATCCAAGGAGCGACCATTCCGATTCGCGGCGACTACTTTTGCTATACCCGCCGAGAACCGGTGGGCGTGGTCGGTCAGATCATTCCGTGGAACTTCCCGATGTTGATGACCGCCTGGAAATGGGGACCAGCGCTCGCCGCAGGCTGCACGATTGTGATGAAGCCGGCCGAACAAACGCCGCTCACCTGTTTGCGCATGGCGCAACTGGCGAAAGAGGCCGGCATCCCCGATGGCGTAATCAATGTGGTTCCCGGATTTGGTCCGACCGCCGGCGGTTCGCTAGTCAAACATCCCGGCGTCGACAAGATCGCTTTTACCGGTGAGCACATCACCGCTCAAACGATCATGAAGAACGCCGCCGACACGATGAAGCGGGTCACGTTTGAACTCGGCGGCAAGAGCCCAAACGTCATCTTCGCCGACGCCGATCTCGACGCCGCGATCGCTGGCGCCCACTTCGGGCTGTACTTTAACCAAGGCCAATGTTGCACCGCCGGCAGTCGCGTCTTTGTCGAAGATTCGATCTATGACGAATTCTGCGAACGGATGGCCGCGATGAACGTGGATCGCAAACTAGGAGACCCGCTCGATCCCGATACCGAGCAAGGCCCGCAGGTAGACCAACGGCAGATGGAAAAAATCTTGAGCTACGTCGATCTCGGCAAAAAACAGGGAGCTCGCCTGTTGAGCGGCGGCGCTCGACATGGCGACAAAGGCTTCTATGTGCAGCCGACCCTGTTTGCCGACGTGACCGACGATATGAAGATCGCGACCGACGAAATCTTTGGCCCGGTCATGTCAGTCCTGAAGTTCAAAGGCCAAAAAGACATCATCCAGCGAGCGAACAACACGTTCTATGGACTAGCCGCGGCCGTTTGGACCAACGACGTCAAAAAGGCGCACCGCTTCGCCGCCGATGTTCGCGCCGGAACCGTTTGGGTCAACTGCTACGACGTGTTTGACACGGCGGCGCCGTTTGGCGGCTTCAAAATGTCAGGTCTGGGACGCGAACTGGGCGCCGCGGGTCTTGACGGTTACCTGGAGAACAAGACCGTCACCGTCAATCTGGCCGACTGAGCAACCAAGTGGACGAAGGAAAACGGCCAACTCGACCGGATCGCGCGCCGACGCGATCCGGGACGAGATGGCACAGGCCAGTATGGGAGAACGCTAAGAGCACAAACCGTGCCAAGACGACGACGTTTTCCTGACGCGGCGAAAAAAGCGGGATACGTCGGAACAAGAACCTGAAAAACGACCAACATCGGTGACGACTGGTCGTTTTTTCGTGTCGCTTTGTTCGACATGCGCGTCGTTTAAATCGACGAAGAATCGAACTCTGATCGATTCGCTAGATATCATCCAACGAGCAGTCTTCCCGTTCTGCAAGAAACCCTGGCCGGGGCGCAAATCCGCCAAACGGCTCCACGAGCCGATTCTCGACGCTGTTATAAACGACAAACAGATTGGTCCGCGGCGTCGGACTGAGATTTCCGCCCGAGCCATGCATCGTGTTGCAGTCGAACATCAGCGCCGAACCGGGGCCTCCCTTGGGCGCTTTGATCGCTCCTTGATTGGTCAGAAACTCGATCGCCTGGCGACTGGGAACGCCAAACTCCTGTTTCTTCAGCGATACCTCATAATGGTTCTCAGGCGTTTCTCCGATACAACGAATGTAATAATGATGTGAGCCGCGGATCAACATCAACGGTCCGTTGAACTCGTGATTGTCGGTCAGGCTGATCGAAACGCTGATCGCACGGGTGCGCGGCATGCCATCTTCGACGTGCCAAGTTTCAAAGTCGGAGTGCCAAAAGAACTCTTTGCCGTGAAAAGCCGGCTTGTAGTTGATTCGCGATTGATGAATATAAACTTCGCTGCCCAGAATTTGTTCGACCTTGGAAACAATTCGCCGATCTAGGCAGATGCTGCGAAACAGTTCGTTGTCGCGATGGACGCGAAAAATCGTACGTACTTCGTTCCGCTGCGGTTCGGCGATCACTTCCGGCCGATCCTGATCGGCGCTCCGCCGCATCTTTTCAGCTTCGGCCAAGTACTGCACCGCTTCGCTCGAACTGAGTAGTTGCGGAAACGACAGATAGCCGTTGTCTGCGAAGTTGCTGATCTCGGAGTCGGGCAAAGTACCGCTTCGCCCTGGCCAGACAACCGGATCGATGCGCGGCGCGGCCTCCCAGATTTCTCCCATACGTGACGCATAGGGATCGTAGTGTGCTTGAATGACGTTCGACATTGGGTTTTCCTTCTCCAGTTGGATCATCCGATTGTCGGTTGCTGGTTCCTTTACGAAGTTGTGCTTGGTCGTACGACTACGACACGATGATGTCGTGGCTAATCTAAGATCGCCGGGTAGACGCCGTTTTCGTCGTGAACTTCAGTACCAACAACCGGCGGGTTGAAGACGCAGACCATCCGCATATCGACGTCGGCCGACAGCAAATGTTTGTCATTCTTGTCGAGCGCATAGACAGTGCCGGCTTCGATTTCAAAGACTTCGCCTGAGTCGACTAGCTGGACGCGTCCTTTGCCTTCGATGCAATAAACGGCCTCGAGATGATTCTGATAATGAATTGGGGTCGTCGTTCCGGCGCGAATAATCGTGTCGTGCAACGAAAAACCCATGCCATCCTTCTTGAGCAGCAAGCGACGACTGGTCCAATTATTCGAGATGACTTCCGCTTCGGTCCCGATGGTATCGTTTAATTTTTTGACGATCACTGTACAGTATCTCCGTGCAGCGCGCCGCAGAGTGCGACGCGCGTTGGTTAGTTAGAGTTGTTACGCGAGAGCATGAAGACGCTGCTGGACTAGCCGGCAGCGTCGCCTCATCGCTTTTTATTTAGCCAGAAACCTCGTCGGCGGCCGCCATCGATTGGGCCGGCTTCTTGGTCCGGGGACTACCCATGACTTCGCGAACCGAATCGACCAGGATCTTCAGACCGTTGTCGAGCGCATCTTCGGCGATCGTCAGCGGCGGCAATGTCTTGACCACTTCGTCGTTGGGACCGGCTGTTTCAATGATCAGCCCGCGTCCAAACGCCGCATGAGAAATCTTCGACGCGACATCTTCTTCATGGAACTGAATTCCCTGAATCAGACCGCGACCACGAACGTCGGCGCCATATGCTTCGGCCAGATCGAGCAATGTCGCTTTGATCTTCTTCGCTTTACGATTGACGGCCAGCGAGAGTTGATCGTCTTGCCAATAGTTACGCAACGCGGCGGTCGCCGTGACGAACGCCGGATTGTGTCCACGGAACGTTCCGTTATGCTCGCCCGGTTGAAACGCATCGAGTTCCGGCTTCATCAGCACGACGGCCAACGGCAACCCATAGCCGGAGAACGATTTGGATAAGCAAACAATGTCGGGCTTGATCCCCGCAAATTCAAAGCTGAAGAACGGACCGGTGCGACCGCAGCCGACCTGGATGTCATCCATAATCAGCAAAGCGCCCACTTTTTTGGCCAAAGCCGCCAATCGCTGCAGCCATTTTTTCGAAGCGACGTTGACGCCGCCTTCGGCTTGCACCGTTTCGACAATGAAGGCCGCCGGCGGTTCGATGCCGCTGCTGTTGTCGCTCAGATAGCTTTCGATCAGCGAGATCGTATCGGTATCGGCGTCAAAGTAATCGCAAAACGGCATGTGAGACGCGTCCGACAGCGCGACGCCGGCGCCGGCGCGTTTGCCCGAGTTGCCGGTCATCGCCAGAGAGCCGAGGGTCATGCCGTGGAAGCCGTTGGTGAAGGCGATCACATTGGCGCGACCGGTCACTTTTCGGGCCAGTTTCAGCGCCGATTCAACGGCGTTGGTGCCGGTCGGTCCGGGAAACATCACCTTGTAATCAAGTCCACGCGGAGCAAGCAGCACATCCTGCATCGCTTGCAGCAAATCGCGTTTAGCGGCCGTCGACATATCCAGTGCGTGCGTCACTCCGTCCGCCGAAAGATACTCGAGCAGGGCCGACTTGATCACGTCATTGTTGTGACCATAGTTGAGCGAACCTGCGCCCGCGAAAAAGTCGATAAAGGAGCGGCCTTGTTCGTCAAATAGCAGGTGATCTTTTGCGCGAGTAAAGATCGTCGGGAACGAGCGGCAATAACTGCGCACGTTTGATTCCATTCGCTGGAAAATATTCATTCTGTCTCCTAAATAGGGCCAACGCGGACGAGCTCTTCCGCTTCATGACCTGAAGCGCCAAAGTCCGCGGATTCAAAACGTCGCGAGTATTCGATCACTGCTCCCAACCGGGACGCTAGCGACGCAAACAGACGGCGCGACGGAACATTTGATGGGGTAATCGTTGCTTCGATAAACTGCACCGCTTCTCCCTGCTCTACCAAATACAGCAGCAACTGCTTGGCCAGTCCCATGCCGCGCGCTGGAGGCGCGACAAGCACTTGCCATACAAACAGGGATTGGGGACGCGTCGGAGGGCGGAAACCCGTGGCGAAACCGACGATCTCACCGTTCAGTTCCGCAACGACGCACGAATCGGCGAACTCGGTCGCCTGAAGCAAATAGAGATAACAGGAATTGGTATCAAGCGTTTCGTCAGCGCACACCAATCGCCACAACGACTGAGCGTCCCGTTTTTCGGGACGACGCAGACGAACGGACTCCCTGTCGTTTTCCGCCGGGGGGGAAGTCTCGGTCATCGCATGAAGTAGTGTGAACGTTTCCTGTTTGCCGTGGATGGTTAATCCGACGCTTGCCATTGCCTAAAGGTGAGTTCGCCTATCGAAGGCGATCGAGTCACCCTAACACGATCGAGATTTGGTTTCAACGCAGACACCCCGAGAAACTGGCTCAGGACCGTATTTGCCGCAGTAATTCACGCTTTTGCGCTGTTTTTATATGTTGAGTTAACATTTGCGAAACTTTTCCCGCCAAAGTTGTTTAAATAGAAGATGTCGTTCACCCCTCATGGAACAGGAAAGAGACGATATGCTTCGACAGACATCAACGTACGCTGGCGCACTTCTTTTAGGGGGATTGCTAGTTCTCCTCCGTTATCACTCGGCTGCGGCGGAACCCGCACCGGCCACAGTAGAAGGAGTCATTACCTATCAAGGCGAACCGGTTTCGAACGCATTTGTCACGTTCAAATGCCGTGGAATGTCAGAATCACTTTATGGCCAGACCGACAAACAAGGTCGCTACGAACTCTATTCGCGCATGGAGCACGAATTGCCGATTGGCAAATACGCCGTGACGATTGTCAAACGCACGACACAGGAAGATCGCGCAAATCGAAAAGGTGGTTGCCGAAATTCACGGCGGCGCAATCGCCATTCGCATCGTGTCGTCGATTTGCTTCCTGAGCACTATGGCGATGGCCCTACCTCCGGTCTGATCGCCGTGATTGAACCGGGTGACAACGTCTTTGATTTCATGTTGTCAGACGTCGCGCCGAAGAGCAACGCAAGTGACGTCGCCAGCGGACGAACTGCCAAGCTTTCGCTGAATTGATCGACCTGTTTGGCAGGTACGGTTGAAGAGCGGGCGCGATCTGGTCTAAACTGACCCCCTTCATGCACGCCGCAATTGAGCGGCGTGCTCTCCTAGCGCTATTCAGTTAGCGTCGTCGCGTGCTGCTATGTCAGTGCGGTCGCCATCTCCTTTCCAAACTTGGAAGGAAGCGATGCCGCAAGCGAAAAATCAGATTACGCCGCTAGGCGTCGTGTTGGCGATTCTTTGGATCACAGTCATCGGGGCGATTGTGTGGCGAGTCTCACATCCGCCGCAGCCCAGTTCCGCCTTAGAGCGCATCCGCCGTACAGGCACCGTACGCATCGGCTTCGCCAACGAACCCCCTTACGGTTACTACGTCACGACGACCGGTCAGATCACCGGCGAAGCGCCCGAGATCGCGAAAGTGATCCTGCACCGCTTGGGCGCCAAGAAGATTGAACCGGTTGTGACCGAGTTTGGCGCACTGATCCCCGGCTTGAAAGCAGGCCGCTTTGATCTGATCGCCGCCGGCATGTATGTCACGCCGCAGCGCGCAAAGGAAATCGACTTCTCCAATCCCACCTATGCGATCGGCGAGGGTTTCATCGTTCGCGCCGGCAATCCGCTGAACCTGCATAGCTACCAAGATGTGGCGGGCAATCCGCAAGCGCGGATCGGCGTGATGGGAGGAAGCGTCGAGCATGGTTACGCTCAGCAACTTGGCGTACCGGAGGAGCGAATCGTCGTTTTTCCCGATTATCGCAGCGCGATCGATGGAATCACGGCCAATCGAATCGACGCGGCGGCGGCGACCATCCTGACGGTCAACGATTTGTTGGCGAAAGCTGACGATGACCGAATCGAGTCCGCCGAGCCATTTGAAAATCCAGTGATCGACGGCAAATCGATCTTGGGCTACGGCGCGTTCGGCTTCCAAAAACATGATGACGAATTGCGTCGTGCGTTCAATCAAGAGATCGCCGATTTCGTCGGCACGCCGGAACATTTGCAATTGATCGAACCGTTCGGGTTCGGCAAGTCGACGCTTCCCGGCGACATCACAACCGCCCAACTCATCGGTTCTGACGAACCATAACATCTGCG
The nucleotide sequence above comes from Blastopirellula sp. J2-11. Encoded proteins:
- a CDS encoding phytanoyl-CoA dioxygenase family protein translates to MSNVIQAHYDPYASRMGEIWEAAPRIDPVVWPGRSGTLPDSEISNFADNGYLSFPQLLSSSEAVQYLAEAEKMRRSADQDRPEVIAEPQRNEVRTIFRVHRDNELFRSICLDRRIVSKVEQILGSEVYIHQSRINYKPAFHGKEFFWHSDFETWHVEDGMPRTRAISVSISLTDNHEFNGPLMLIRGSHHYYIRCIGETPENHYEVSLKKQEFGVPSRQAIEFLTNQGAIKAPKGGPGSALMFDCNTMHGSGGNLSPTPRTNLFVVYNSVENRLVEPFGGFAPRPGFLAEREDCSLDDI
- a CDS encoding glycosyltransferase family 61 protein translates to MRLKSEAIKKLRSRLLNAWWRQFGVPAPTGRCLDSPIDFCLEEPTRQSYPRRTMCGATDQVDHAVESLISTGLLNEADRNWNGESTIDYPQGGIALLEQGSVISRQGVLLAPKHGVLENLGGGSLASISGVGTSFTHLPRPRRIDGNVLVMTRGLAQRNYYHWTFEMLSQLRLVEQAGVSFDYVAAPKRHAFALESLQLLGIERSQILPMGRYTHIQATQLIVPSVACYYPQPAGVDYLREKMQFQSWSHYEHDKRIKLYIARRRHSSRHIVNDAELFAALKPLGFRQVYLEDLPLKKQIQLFQQASVVVGPHGAGLSNLVYSRPGTAIFEITPTCRPPLFFHYLAEINALRYAVYFGQPVGQRGVDANIRVDVPQMRQQLTNFLEQTDGDYSQAAA
- a CDS encoding (2Fe-2S)-binding protein, with the protein product MAKKKLITAKINGEPREFACEPRQSLLEVLRDSLQLTGAKEGCNNGNCGACTVLLNGEPVVSCLVLALEAEGAEIETVEGIAAGGKLQPLQQCFLEGAALQCGICTPGFLMTTKALLDRVPHPSEEEIRFQLAGNLCRCTGYDKIVRAVQAAAEGANP
- a CDS encoding MoaD/ThiS family protein, with translation MATVHIPAQLRPMTAGVEHLEIDAANVRQLIESLETRFPGLRVRLCDGDRIRSGLQVAIDGALSNKGFDARLAASSDVYFLPAIGGG
- a CDS encoding FAD binding domain-containing protein — protein: MIAIQVAAILRCQHSIVGRRLSGEIFLQDFDYAAPISTNEAVQLLADPAHKAVVMAGGTDILVLLRERRRRATLVVDVKKIAELNELAMTADGGLFLGAAVSCSRIYREAAIMEKYAALVDATKIIGGWQIQSRATVGGNLCNASPAADSIPPLAIYDAVAEIAGPKGRRQMPVAEFCSGVGKNVLARGDLLVAIIFPPTEARSGAAYQRFIPRNEMDIAVASAASFVELDEQGIICKARIVLGAVATTAVRAAKAEEALLGQSPSDELFVKAGALAEQSASPIDDMRGTIEYRKHLCGVLTRRTLAIAVERAQAKNK
- a CDS encoding xanthine dehydrogenase family protein molybdopterin-binding subunit, producing the protein MSDVSPISYSDKKYKVIGTRPIRHDGADKVTGRALYGADVQLPGALFGKVLRSPHAHARIKLIDTSIAEKIEGVYAIATGQDWPDLVDKVADLGEGAVQLKDLSENCLAVDKVLYKGHAIAAVAARDVHIAEEAIAAIRVDYELLPAVTSVLEAMKPDAPILHPGLKTETLGESNQEPTNIDRHVHFETGDIAAGFAAADVIVEKEFETATVHQGYIEPQVSTALWNEDGQLKIWTSTQGSFTARHQTAELLQLPISKVTVTPCEIGGGFGGKIAVYLEPVAAILSRKSGRAVKMTMQRDEVFEGTGPTPASYIRIKLGATKNGKLTAGQAYLAYESGAFPGGVIGPGAMCIFSCVELPNAVVDGYDVCVNKPKTQAYRAPGATQAAFAFESAFNELAEQLQIDPIAIRRINGVKEGSRRVDGPVYSRIGYLECLEAAQNSSHWNSPLEGANQGRGIAAGYWFNIGLKSSVSASVNPDGTVNLLEGSTDIGGTRTSIAMQLAETLGIPAADVLPKVVDTDSIGYTDVTGGSRTTFATGMAAHKVGLDLLEQLTARAAFLWECDPAEVKVDGDLYRWRDQQMTFKQLAEKLPGTGDPVVGHASVSPEGPSNGFGVHIVDVEVDPDTAKVKILRYTAIQDAGKAIHPSYVEGQMQGGAVQGIGWALNEEYFYGDDHKMRNASLLDYRIPTCLDVPMIDTIIVEVPNPDHPFGVRGVGETPIVPPPGAIADAIFHATGVRATQLPISPPRLWKAMSQPEK
- a CDS encoding ectoine synthase, whose protein sequence is MIVKKLNDTIGTEAEVISNNWTSRRLLLKKDGMGFSLHDTIIRAGTTTPIHYQNHLEAVYCIEGKGRVQLVDSGEVFEIEAGTVYALDKNDKHLLSADVDMRMVCVFNPPVVGTEVHDENGVYPAILD
- a CDS encoding aldehyde dehydrogenase family protein, whose product is MATISRSNSSTSPEVRHTQCFIDGQWVPAMSGNTFATLNPATEEVIAEVAEGDAADIDVAVRAARNAFDSGPWRKMDARDRGALIYRLAELIEQEKEELAALESLDNGKPIRDALAADLPLVVDCLKYYAGWADKIQGATIPIRGDYFCYTRREPVGVVGQIIPWNFPMLMTAWKWGPALAAGCTIVMKPAEQTPLTCLRMAQLAKEAGIPDGVINVVPGFGPTAGGSLVKHPGVDKIAFTGEHITAQTIMKNAADTMKRVTFELGGKSPNVIFADADLDAAIAGAHFGLYFNQGQCCTAGSRVFVEDSIYDEFCERMAAMNVDRKLGDPLDPDTEQGPQVDQRQMEKILSYVDLGKKQGARLLSGGARHGDKGFYVQPTLFADVTDDMKIATDEIFGPVMSVLKFKGQKDIIQRANNTFYGLAAAVWTNDVKKAHRFAADVRAGTVWVNCYDVFDTAAPFGGFKMSGLGRELGAAGLDGYLENKTVTVNLAD